The Candidatus Brocadiaceae bacterium genome includes a region encoding these proteins:
- a CDS encoding amidohydrolase, producing the protein MTTLLEKGRRGESLAEYDIVDMHAHLMMGPVPWGEEPADHLVRAMDQSGVRTSLVSSLARSGFRMEACNELMHQAMRKYPDRLLGYVYVWPGDPQAVRTEVERRLAQGFTGIKMLVLMGYDYVYPGYAPAFEIANERRLPVLLHAYGGQAGLDDVPVLAERYPDVNFVLAHAGAQQVEHHIRIAGQVEHAYLELCTSSATYRAVETLFENVPLERIVWGADDLPLNMSHQLGKVLGAQIPENAKEQILSGNARRLLAQIRT; encoded by the coding sequence ATGACGACACTGCTGGAGAAAGGCCGCCGCGGCGAGTCGCTGGCCGAGTACGACATCGTGGACATGCACGCGCACCTGATGATGGGCCCCGTGCCGTGGGGCGAGGAACCCGCCGACCACCTGGTGCGCGCCATGGACCAGTCGGGCGTCCGGACGTCGCTGGTCAGCTCGCTGGCCCGGTCGGGCTTCCGGATGGAGGCCTGCAACGAACTGATGCACCAGGCGATGCGGAAGTACCCCGACCGGCTGCTCGGCTACGTCTACGTATGGCCGGGCGACCCCCAGGCCGTGCGCACGGAGGTCGAGCGCAGGCTGGCCCAGGGCTTCACGGGAATCAAGATGCTGGTGCTGATGGGCTACGACTACGTGTACCCCGGCTATGCCCCGGCCTTCGAGATCGCCAACGAGCGGCGCCTGCCGGTGCTTCTGCACGCCTACGGCGGCCAGGCGGGGCTGGACGACGTGCCGGTGCTGGCCGAGCGCTACCCGGACGTCAACTTCGTGCTCGCCCACGCGGGCGCGCAGCAGGTCGAACACCACATCCGGATCGCCGGGCAGGTCGAACACGCCTACCTGGAACTCTGCACCAGCAGCGCAACCTACCGGGCCGTGGAGACGCTGTTCGAGAACGTGCCCCTGGAGCGCATCGTCTGGGGCGCCGACGACCTGCCGCTGAACATGTCGCACCAGCTCGGCAAGGTCTTGGGGGCGCAGATCCCCGAAAACGCCAAGGAGCAGATCCTCTCGGGCAACGCCCGGCGGCTGCTGGCGCAGATCCGCACGTAG